A single region of the Vicia villosa cultivar HV-30 ecotype Madison, WI linkage group LG4, Vvil1.0, whole genome shotgun sequence genome encodes:
- the LOC131595666 gene encoding protein NUCLEAR FUSION DEFECTIVE 4-like: MVFSGKHGWEDTKGFTLQVLTGRWFMVFSSFMIMSVSGASYMFGLYSREIKSVLGYDQTTLTLLSFFKDLGSNIGILSGLLNEVTPPWVVLSIGGVLNFFGYFMIWLAVTKKIPKPPIWNMCLYIFIGANSHCSTNTGALVTSVKNFPGSRGVVIGLLSGYLGLSGAIMTQLYYAFYGSDSKSLILLMAWLPTAVTFVFMPVIKHHKSTEQPNDSKAFYNFLYMTLILAGFLMIMIIVQKCFNFTKSEYCVTTFVMLLLLILPLVVSIMEEQRIWKSKKENINPPKPLNIITQTQQVNGEESTQNQNTRRGEDHTVLGAVFSLDMMTLFVATICGLGGTLTVVNNLSQIGLSLGYPAQSITTFVSLMAIWIYLGKVTQGVIAEFIIIKLKLPRPLILTGILILSCFGHLLIAYDVPNGLYVASIILGFCFGANWPVLFSIISELFGLKYYSTLYNVGSIASPIGSYLLSVRVAGYLYDKEARKQMAALGLTRKHGEELNCNGGQCYKLAFIIITAVSLFGALVSLTLVYRTRDFYRGDIYKKFREEGRNNENELAVTQHKVGPASDDG; this comes from the coding sequence ATGGTATTTTCCGGTAAGCATGGCTGGGAAGACACCAAAGGCTTCACCCTGCAAGTCCTAACAGGGAGGTGGTTCATGGTGTTTTCATCATTTATGATCATGTCGGTGTCTGGAGCAAGCTACATGTTTGGTCTTTACTCAAGAGAAATAAAGTCAGTTTTGGGATATGACCAAACTACTCTCACTCTTTTAAGCTTCTTCAAGGACTTAGGTTCTAACATAGGCATTCTTTCAGGTCTTCTCAATGAGGTCACACCCCCTTGGGTTGTCTTATCAATTGGTGGTGTTCTAAACTTTTTTGGCTATTTCATGATTTGGCTTGCAGTCACAAAAAAAATCCCCAAACCTCCAATATGGAATATGTGCTTATACATATTCATTGGAGCCAATTCTCACTGTTCAACCAACACTGGTGCTTTAGTCACAAGTGTGAAGAACTTCCCTGGTAGTAGAGGTGTTGTCATAGGCCTTTTGAGTGGTTACCTTGGTTTGAGTGGAGCTATCATGACTCAGCTATACTATGCCTTCTATGGAAGTGACTCTAAATCTTTGATTTTGCTTATGGCTTGGCTACCAACTGCTGTAACTTTTGTTTTCATGCCTGTTATTAAACACCACAAAAGTACTGAACAGCCAAATGATTCCAAAGCTTTCTATAATTTCCTTTACATGACTCTAATCCTTGCAGGGTTCCTCATGATAATGATCATAGTGCAAAAGTGTTTCAACTTTACTAAGAGTGAGTACTGTGTCACTACCTTTGTGATGCTTCTCTTGCTTATCCTGCCTCTTGTTGTTTCTATCATGGAAGAACAAAGGatttggaagagcaagaaagagAACATCAATCCTCCTAAGCCTTTGAATATAATCACACAGACTCAACAAGTTAACGGAGAAGAGAGTACTCAAAATCAAAACACGCGTAGAGGTGAAGATCATACAGTACTTGGAGCCGTTTTCAGCCTTGACATGATGACTCTTTTTGTAGCCACAATTTGTGGACTTGGTGGAACCCTTACTGTGGTAAACAACTTGAGTCAGATTGGATTATCTTTAGGATATCCTGCACAAAGTATAACCACTTTTGTTTCACTGATGGCAATTTGGATCTATCTAGGTAAAGTTACACAGGGAGTTATCGCGGAATTTATCATAATAAAGCTAAAACTCCCTAGACCTCTCATCCTCACAGGGATCCTTATACTGTCTTGTTTTGGTCACCTTCTAATTGCATATGATGTACCAAATGGTCTCTATGTAGCTTCAATTATTCTTGGTTTCTGCTTTGGAGCAAACTGGCCAGTACTATTTTCGATCATATCTGAATTATTTGGTCTTAAATATTACTCAACATTGTACAATGTTGGGTCAATAGCAAGTCCAATAGGGTCATACTTGTTAAGTGTGAGGGTTGCTGGTTATCTGTATGACAAGGAAGCCagaaagcaaatggcagcattagGACTAACGAGGAAGCATGGGGAGGAGTTGAATTGCAATGGAGGTCAGTGCTACAAATTGGCTTTCATTATAATCACTGCTGTTAGCCTCTTTGGGGCACTTGTGTCTCTAACTTTAGTTTATAGGACTAGAGATTTTTATAGAGGTGACATATACAAGAAGTTCAGAGAGGAAGgtagaaataatgaaaatgaattGGCTGTAACTCAGCACAAGGTTGGACCTGCCTCAGATGAtggatag